The following are encoded in a window of Methanobrevibacter ruminantium M1 genomic DNA:
- a CDS encoding indolepyruvate oxidoreductase subunit beta: MDNINSSSSNSDNSDVNYSIYISGVGGQGIIKTSVIIGEAAMLEGYDVVMSEIHGMSQRGGSVSTELKIGNFKSSIVEENKADLILAFEPIEVLRGLDKANKDTALIFNTFPIVPSTLTQTGETYPDIGDIIKNLKDNFDSVYPVEGNGLAKDAGSILSLNMVLLGACVANDSFPLSKETVETAMKHNLAPKFHEMNLKAIENGYNAIKDSL, encoded by the coding sequence ATGGATAATATTAATAGTTCAAGTTCAAATTCAGATAATTCTGATGTAAATTATAGCATTTATATCTCTGGTGTAGGAGGTCAAGGAATTATTAAGACATCTGTAATCATTGGAGAAGCTGCAATGCTTGAAGGATATGATGTGGTAATGAGTGAAATTCATGGAATGAGTCAAAGAGGAGGCTCTGTGTCAACTGAACTTAAGATAGGCAATTTCAAGTCTTCAATTGTTGAGGAAAATAAGGCAGATTTGATTCTTGCATTTGAACCTATTGAAGTCTTAAGGGGCTTGGATAAGGCAAATAAGGATACCGCTCTTATATTTAACACTTTCCCGATTGTTCCTTCAACTCTCACACAGACTGGAGAGACATATCCAGATATTGGTGATATAATTAAAAATCTCAAGGATAATTTTGATTCCGTTTATCCAGTGGAAGGAAACGGCCTTGCAAAGGATGCAGGAAGCATTTTATCTTTGAACATGGTCTTATTAGGTGCATGTGTGGCAAATGACAGTTTCCCACTTTCAAAAGAAACTGTTGAAACTGCTATGAAACATAATTTAGCTCCTAAGTTCCATGAGATGAATTTAAAAGCTATTGAAAATGGTTATAATGCGATTAAAGACTCTTTGTAG
- a CDS encoding zinc ribbon domain-containing protein, with amino-acid sequence MNGGVKIESTDIRYFYRNIVKSGKKYRIKHNNKDYGEFSKLSDALYERDCLFYCKFDYDLLVECDLPNKYENMELPPFPEHRPRGQIKGLKFNKKEREGEIVFDHKERKFCVIRGEEHFGKYNTMVEAYYVKKILMENDWDKACLIQNKRIREDIFLNQKIKASTPKLNKYCPNCGNKVKEEDIICKICGIRLVKD; translated from the coding sequence TTGAATGGAGGTGTTAAGATAGAATCTACTGATATAAGATATTTTTATAGAAATATAGTCAAGTCTGGTAAAAAATATCGTATAAAACATAACAATAAGGATTATGGAGAATTCAGCAAATTATCTGACGCACTCTATGAAAGGGACTGCTTATTTTATTGCAAGTTCGACTATGACCTACTTGTAGAATGTGACCTTCCAAACAAGTATGAGAATATGGAACTTCCTCCTTTTCCAGAACATCGTCCAAGAGGACAGATTAAAGGATTGAAATTCAATAAAAAGGAAAGAGAAGGAGAAATAGTCTTTGACCATAAGGAGAGAAAGTTCTGTGTAATAAGGGGAGAGGAACATTTTGGAAAGTATAATACAATGGTTGAAGCCTATTATGTGAAGAAAATCCTTATGGAAAACGATTGGGACAAAGCTTGCCTCATTCAAAACAAGAGAATCAGAGAAGACATATTTCTTAATCAGAAAATTAAAGCAAGCACTCCTAAATTAAATAAATACTGTCCAAATTGTGGTAACAAAGTAAAAGAAGAAGATATCATTTGTAAAATTTGTGGTATACGGCTAGTTAAGGATTAA
- a CDS encoding YhgE/Pip domain-containing protein, whose product MKGNILKNIDEIIKSDFKSAFSNPIVVIVLIGIIILPSLYAVLNIYACWDPYGNTDEVVFAIANLDNGSTFKGDYINIGNELVTEFKNNNDFKWTFVSEENLRTGVFNGTYYAGIVIPKNLSENVVSIATDNPKQAKLEYVVNVKTNPVASKLTDSAANRIYMALNAKIVKIIDLAAYEKLGELQKGLASGSQQLSSGGYQLQSGSAQISSGSHQVSSGAKQVKDGKQQVSTGAETVKSKASDLDEGAQTVQEGSNYINQKSEELQQGSDEVQAAADPSLMPDGPVKDYVDASVELANGSGELAKGSSQLANGSVQLANGSVQLANGSVQLADGSVQLADGSVQLADGSVSLAAGAQLLSSYAVQALFTASSSLGATANELGSVTGINKTLLGNYLYAPIALEREEMFSVPDYGSDIAPFYIVLSMWVGAILTCVMLKTGLSTGTKYSALEMYGGKLVIFVILSILQACVTIIGCNILGIHIVNLPLFIFSCILVSVVFMILVYSIISALGQVGKAIAVVLLVLQISATGGIYPIQIMHGFFQTLYSYMPMTYGITLVREAQLGTVWSNYWPALAILFAIGIITVIVALLIKVKADKASHYFEKRLEESGLF is encoded by the coding sequence ATGAAAGGGAATATTCTTAAGAATATTGATGAAATAATTAAATCGGATTTTAAATCAGCATTTTCAAATCCAATTGTAGTTATTGTTCTAATAGGCATAATTATCCTTCCTTCCCTTTATGCGGTTTTAAACATTTATGCATGTTGGGATCCTTACGGAAATACTGATGAGGTAGTATTTGCCATTGCCAATTTGGATAACGGCTCCACTTTTAAGGGAGACTATATTAACATAGGAAATGAACTTGTCACTGAATTTAAAAATAATAACGATTTCAAATGGACATTTGTTTCCGAAGAGAATCTGCGGACGGGAGTTTTTAATGGAACATATTATGCAGGGATAGTCATTCCTAAAAACTTGTCGGAAAATGTGGTTTCAATTGCGACTGACAATCCTAAGCAGGCAAAATTGGAATATGTTGTGAATGTCAAGACAAATCCTGTAGCTTCTAAACTAACAGATTCTGCTGCAAACAGAATTTACATGGCATTGAATGCAAAGATAGTTAAAATAATCGATTTGGCAGCTTATGAAAAGTTGGGGGAATTGCAGAAAGGTCTTGCATCAGGTTCCCAGCAACTCTCTAGCGGAGGCTATCAGCTTCAATCAGGGTCTGCCCAAATATCTTCAGGTTCCCACCAAGTCTCATCTGGAGCTAAGCAAGTTAAGGACGGTAAACAGCAGGTTAGCACTGGAGCTGAAACAGTTAAAAGCAAGGCTTCTGATTTGGATGAAGGTGCACAAACTGTTCAAGAGGGCTCAAATTATATAAACCAGAAATCTGAAGAACTTCAGCAGGGTTCCGATGAAGTGCAGGCTGCCGCAGACCCATCGCTAATGCCTGATGGCCCTGTAAAAGACTATGTAGATGCCAGTGTTGAACTTGCAAATGGAAGTGGCGAACTGGCTAAAGGTTCTTCACAGTTAGCAAACGGTTCTGTTCAATTGGCTAACGGTTCTGTTCAATTGGCAAATGGTTCTGTTCAATTGGCTGACGGTTCTGTTCAATTGGCGGATGGTTCTGTTCAATTGGCTGACGGTTCAGTAAGTCTTGCAGCTGGAGCTCAATTGCTTTCAAGTTATGCAGTCCAGGCATTGTTTACTGCATCCTCTTCATTAGGGGCAACAGCAAATGAGCTTGGAAGCGTTACAGGCATTAACAAAACACTTCTTGGAAATTATTTGTACGCTCCAATAGCATTGGAAAGGGAAGAAATGTTTTCAGTTCCAGATTATGGTTCTGACATTGCTCCGTTCTATATCGTATTGTCAATGTGGGTAGGAGCCATTCTTACCTGTGTAATGCTTAAGACAGGCCTTAGCACCGGTACAAAATATTCCGCTCTTGAGATGTATGGAGGTAAGCTTGTGATTTTTGTAATCTTAAGCATTTTGCAGGCTTGCGTTACAATAATAGGATGTAATATTTTAGGCATTCATATTGTTAATCTGCCTCTATTCATATTCTCTTGCATCTTGGTATCGGTGGTATTTATGATATTGGTCTATTCCATCATATCTGCACTTGGACAAGTTGGAAAAGCTATTGCAGTTGTTCTTTTAGTGCTTCAGATATCTGCAACCGGGGGAATTTATCCTATTCAGATCATGCATGGATTTTTCCAAACATTATATTCATATATGCCAATGACTTATGGAATTACATTGGTTCGTGAAGCCCAATTAGGTACAGTTTGGTCTAATTATTGGCCTGCTTTAGCCATACTTTTTGCAATAGGTATTATTACAGTTATAGTTGCATTGTTGATTAAGGTAAAAGCGGATAAGGCTTCTCATTACTTTGAAAAACGTTTAGAAGAAAGTGGATTGTTCTAG
- a CDS encoding 2TM domain-containing protein yields MYEDKLYDKAERRVDEKIKFYRHLYSYIAVNVILAVINLIFFKGDWWFLWVSLFWGIGLVSHFIKTFVIFNYFDDHHRDSMIENEMAKMRK; encoded by the coding sequence ATGTATGAAGATAAATTGTATGACAAAGCAGAAAGAAGAGTAGATGAAAAAATTAAGTTTTACCGTCATTTGTACAGCTATATTGCTGTTAATGTGATCCTTGCAGTTATTAACCTTATTTTCTTTAAAGGTGACTGGTGGTTCTTATGGGTAAGCCTATTCTGGGGAATCGGTTTAGTCTCCCATTTTATTAAGACATTTGTAATCTTTAATTATTTTGATGACCATCACAGAGATTCAATGATTGAAAATGAAATGGCAAAAATGAGAAAATAG
- a CDS encoding LytTR family DNA-binding domain-containing protein, with protein sequence MKVQLFVSKDLEEPYAEIYTDNLTDNIQKAMVLLENDESDDDVDEGNSILAVKKGSDIVLLDFEDIFMIKVEDKQTKVFSQNAEYSIKKPLYQIEESLDSDFVRISKSTIVNLRKIKRVAPSLRGMMFIELKNGLKDNISRKYLTDFKKALDL encoded by the coding sequence ATGAAAGTACAGTTATTCGTTTCGAAAGATCTTGAAGAGCCCTATGCTGAGATTTATACTGATAACTTAACAGATAATATTCAAAAGGCTATGGTTCTTTTGGAAAATGATGAATCAGATGATGATGTGGATGAGGGCAATTCAATCCTTGCAGTTAAGAAGGGGTCCGACATTGTCCTTTTAGACTTTGAAGACATTTTCATGATAAAGGTTGAAGACAAGCAGACTAAGGTCTTCTCTCAAAATGCAGAATACTCAATCAAGAAGCCCCTTTATCAGATTGAAGAAAGCCTTGATTCTGATTTTGTTCGCATTTCAAAATCCACAATTGTCAATTTAAGAAAGATAAAGAGAGTGGCTCCTTCATTAAGAGGAATGATGTTTATAGAATTGAAGAATGGCTTGAAGGACAATATTTCCAGAAAATATTTAACAGATTTCAAAAAGGCTTTAGACCTATGA
- a CDS encoding DUF3021 domain-containing protein produces MKMEIIKRIGIGAFVGCFVVMLVMVLGTYSLGPQNVSFSGTEIINAFFGSIVVGWAFAFSGLIYEKEDIPLPIQVIFQMVIGLGTLFAVAVYLGWMPISLGIGPIITWIVIAIAFAAVFWLGFYLYYTFLARDINKKIELSNDFD; encoded by the coding sequence ATGAAAATGGAGATTATTAAAAGGATTGGGATTGGAGCATTTGTAGGATGTTTTGTAGTGATGCTTGTCATGGTGCTTGGAACATATAGCCTTGGTCCGCAGAACGTCAGCTTTTCCGGAACTGAAATCATTAATGCATTCTTCGGATCAATAGTTGTAGGATGGGCATTTGCCTTCAGCGGACTCATTTATGAAAAAGAGGACATTCCATTACCTATTCAAGTCATTTTCCAAATGGTAATCGGATTGGGAACCCTATTTGCTGTAGCAGTCTATTTAGGCTGGATGCCTATTAGCTTAGGCATAGGGCCTATAATTACTTGGATAGTTATTGCAATTGCCTTTGCTGCAGTCTTCTGGCTAGGATTTTACTTATATTACACATTCCTAGCAAGGGACATTAATAAAAAGATAGAATTATCTAATGATTTTGATTAA
- a CDS encoding amidohydrolase family protein, with product MKTIVNGLILKGLELEAKKENILIDDDGTILEISKEVKEGEIIDADNKIVCPRFLNAHTHIGDSIIKDEGEGLSLDEVVKPPHGIKHVALESADDDVLIEAMRESMWDMYNMGVSHFIDYREGGLDGVKLLKEAAKDIPITPIILARDSSFYGEDANYHMVKMALKKLLKESDGIGLSGFGEISTTVAEIICERCEREDKISSIHVAENELNQIASLEKTGKSEPQRAFEAGFNQIVHMTNPKNDDVELLARSDSSLTVCPRSNGALAVGVVPLYEILNKGVRPLIGTDNIMINSPNMFRELEFTLKIMKGVSRNHIDAREILKMATTNADSSISNLPIDKSYIGEGQKAELMIVNKKSNNPYLSLINRTEANDIVKII from the coding sequence ATGAAGACTATAGTAAATGGTTTAATTCTAAAAGGATTAGAATTAGAAGCAAAAAAGGAAAACATCCTCATTGATGACGATGGAACTATCTTAGAAATATCTAAAGAGGTTAAAGAAGGAGAAATTATCGATGCAGATAATAAGATAGTCTGTCCTAGGTTCTTAAATGCCCATACTCATATTGGAGATAGTATAATCAAGGATGAAGGGGAAGGATTATCCCTTGATGAAGTGGTAAAGCCACCTCATGGAATCAAGCATGTCGCCCTTGAATCAGCTGATGACGATGTTTTGATTGAAGCCATGAGAGAGTCCATGTGGGATATGTACAATATGGGAGTAAGCCATTTTATCGACTACCGTGAAGGTGGATTGGATGGAGTAAAGCTTCTAAAGGAAGCTGCTAAGGACATTCCAATCACTCCAATAATACTTGCCCGAGACAGCTCCTTCTATGGGGAGGATGCAAATTATCATATGGTTAAGATGGCCCTTAAGAAATTGCTAAAGGAATCCGACGGCATAGGATTAAGCGGCTTTGGTGAAATCAGCACAACTGTTGCTGAGATTATCTGTGAAAGGTGTGAAAGGGAGGATAAGATATCTTCTATCCATGTAGCTGAAAATGAGCTCAATCAGATTGCCTCTCTTGAAAAGACTGGAAAGAGCGAGCCTCAAAGGGCATTTGAAGCTGGATTCAATCAGATAGTACATATGACCAATCCTAAAAATGATGATGTCGAATTGCTAGCAAGGTCTGATTCATCACTTACTGTATGTCCTCGCTCAAATGGAGCATTGGCTGTTGGGGTTGTTCCTCTTTATGAAATCTTAAATAAAGGAGTTCGTCCCCTCATTGGAACAGACAATATAATGATAAATTCACCAAATATGTTTAGGGAGTTGGAATTTACATTAAAGATAATGAAAGGAGTTTCTAGAAATCACATAGATGCTAGAGAAATATTAAAAATGGCTACCACTAATGCAGATTCAAGCATTTCTAATCTGCCTATTGATAAGTCATATATTGGAGAAGGCCAAAAGGCCGAACTCATGATTGTAAATAAGAAGTCAAATAACCCTTATTTGAGTTTGATCAATCGAACAGAAGCTAATGACATTGTTAAAATAATCTAA
- a CDS encoding CBS domain-containing protein, whose product MIVKDVASTDVIHVTVPGSRDEALRIMKKEDVSVVPVIKKETGKLVGILTRSDMITNPDEEQIAMLMTRNLITAKMDDELSTVAEKMVTNDIRRVPVINDDDELVGIVTSFDIVSLAIADMGIKDPVENYMIKTIPSTWDETPLNVAFEVMKFFGLKSVIGLNSNNKMTGILTETDFIAESEIISERTEHSSSVGTEGDKWSWDSTSVLYIEKNHLKFTDKVFKDVASGDVVTANTKTKVSVCTEKMKSLDVEQLPVLGIEGELVGLVRASDLIKSFIIGFNFSFSFIFTF is encoded by the coding sequence ATGATTGTAAAAGATGTTGCATCTACAGATGTTATTCATGTTACAGTTCCTGGAAGCCGTGATGAAGCATTACGTATCATGAAAAAAGAAGATGTGTCTGTAGTGCCTGTTATTAAGAAAGAGACTGGAAAATTAGTCGGTATATTAACTCGTTCTGATATGATTACCAATCCAGATGAAGAGCAAATCGCTATGTTGATGACTAGAAATTTGATTACTGCAAAAATGGATGACGAATTGTCCACTGTTGCTGAAAAGATGGTAACAAACGATATCAGAAGAGTCCCTGTAATTAATGATGATGATGAATTGGTTGGAATTGTAACCAGCTTTGATATAGTTTCCCTTGCTATTGCAGATATGGGAATCAAGGACCCTGTTGAAAATTATATGATCAAGACCATTCCTTCAACATGGGATGAGACTCCTTTGAATGTCGCTTTTGAAGTCATGAAGTTCTTTGGATTAAAATCCGTCATAGGATTAAACTCCAACAACAAGATGACCGGTATCCTAACTGAAACAGATTTCATTGCAGAAAGCGAAATCATATCTGAAAGAACTGAGCACAGCTCTTCTGTAGGTACCGAAGGGGACAAATGGTCCTGGGACAGTACCAGCGTTTTATACATTGAGAAAAACCATCTTAAGTTTACTGACAAGGTATTTAAGGACGTTGCATCCGGTGATGTTGTAACTGCAAATACCAAGACAAAAGTTTCAGTATGCACTGAAAAGATGAAATCTCTTGATGTGGAACAATTGCCTGTTCTTGGAATAGAAGGAGAACTTGTCGGTTTAGTAAGGGCAAGTGATTTAATTAAAAGCTTTATTATAGGCTTTAATTTTTCTTTTTCTTTTATTTTTACTTTTTAG
- the larE gene encoding ATP-dependent sacrificial sulfur transferase LarE: MKANPKIEKVKQILKDYKKIALAFSAGADSTLLAYLAKESDCDVLAITYDNQIFPEGFLEFAKRRADELGIKHEIIENSFLMIYDVAHNTPQRCLTCRRLMYGSIKQVANERGYDIIIDGNNITDLIHDRPGILMKYANGIESPLIDANLESYEIHDFLEENDIEYSKSTTCLATRVKANETVTEDKVNRIDYCEGFIKSTIGADVVKLREEKNIATIELGNNDSKKILDKEKLEIIFNELKEAQYDKILLNIDFTEDEEELILDSELQKGKENLILRKKLPFDIEISKTGKVINEADNEFISDIQTIEEIGYIKLKIDKKESKIFRDGKISIENNKNKEDAKESLVKILPLIRRAKPF; this comes from the coding sequence ATGAAAGCCAATCCAAAAATAGAAAAAGTAAAACAGATCCTAAAAGATTACAAAAAGATAGCCTTAGCATTCTCAGCAGGTGCAGACAGCACCCTCCTTGCATACCTTGCAAAAGAGTCAGACTGTGATGTGCTTGCAATCACATATGACAACCAGATCTTTCCAGAGGGATTTTTGGAATTTGCTAAAAGACGTGCAGATGAACTTGGAATAAAACACGAAATTATAGAAAATAGTTTCTTAATGATATATGATGTGGCACATAATACTCCACAAAGATGTCTAACATGCAGAAGATTGATGTATGGTTCAATTAAACAAGTGGCTAATGAAAGAGGATACGATATTATCATAGATGGAAATAATATAACAGACCTTATCCACGACAGACCAGGCATCCTAATGAAATATGCAAATGGGATTGAAAGTCCCCTCATAGATGCCAATCTTGAAAGCTATGAAATTCATGATTTCCTTGAAGAGAATGATATTGAATATTCAAAGTCAACAACCTGTCTTGCAACTAGGGTGAAGGCAAATGAAACAGTTACAGAGGACAAGGTAAACAGGATTGACTACTGTGAAGGGTTTATTAAAAGTACTATAGGTGCTGATGTAGTAAAGCTTAGGGAAGAAAAGAACATAGCCACCATTGAATTAGGAAATAATGATTCAAAGAAGATATTGGATAAAGAAAAACTAGAGATCATATTCAATGAGCTAAAAGAAGCACAGTATGATAAGATATTATTAAACATTGATTTCACTGAAGATGAGGAAGAGCTTATTTTAGATTCAGAGCTTCAAAAGGGAAAGGAAAATCTAATTCTTAGAAAGAAACTGCCATTTGACATTGAAATTTCCAAAACAGGAAAAGTAATCAATGAAGCAGATAATGAATTTATATCAGATATTCAAACAATTGAAGAGATAGGATACATAAAATTAAAAATAGATAAAAAAGAGTCTAAAATATTTAGAGATGGTAAGATTAGCATTGAGAATAATAAAAACAAGGAAGATGCTAAAGAGTCTTTAGTTAAGATCTTGCCTTTAATAAGGAGAGCAAAACCATTTTAA
- a CDS encoding TfuA-related McrA-glycine thioamidation protein encodes MTKIIVYLGLSIQEEEAKTILDADYRTPVKRGDILKAISEKPDIIGIIDGVFHHTPAVAHKEIMKALKMGITVVGASSMGALRASELDDLGMIGIGYVYKAYRSGKITSDDDVALSFDPERNVPISEALVNIDYKLDLAVKEEIISEEDKEYIHNIAKDIYYPKRSYQYIFSKVEMEDEKKTKLIDFILKEKDIKYLDAIEALEYIKSISEEE; translated from the coding sequence ATGACAAAGATCATAGTTTATTTAGGATTATCCATTCAAGAGGAAGAAGCTAAAACCATCTTAGATGCGGATTATAGAACTCCAGTTAAAAGGGGAGACATATTAAAGGCAATCAGCGAAAAGCCAGACATAATAGGAATTATAGATGGAGTCTTCCACCACACCCCTGCAGTTGCCCATAAGGAGATCATGAAAGCCTTGAAAATGGGAATCACTGTAGTTGGAGCAAGCAGTATGGGTGCCCTTAGAGCTTCCGAACTGGATGACCTTGGAATGATTGGAATAGGATATGTCTATAAAGCATACAGAAGCGGAAAAATCACATCAGATGATGATGTGGCCCTCAGCTTTGACCCCGAGAGAAATGTGCCAATCTCCGAAGCCCTTGTAAACATTGACTACAAGCTTGATTTGGCTGTGAAAGAGGAAATAATAAGCGAAGAGGATAAAGAATACATCCATAATATTGCTAAGGACATCTATTATCCAAAAAGGTCATACCAATACATATTCTCTAAAGTGGAAATGGAAGATGAAAAGAAAACCAAGCTTATTGATTTTATCCTAAAGGAAAAGGACATCAAATATCTGGATGCAATAGAAGCTCTAGAGTACATTAAATCCATTTCTGAAGAAGAATAG
- a CDS encoding YcaO-related McrA-glycine thioamidation protein, translating into MFEDVEIQFFKGTHRVRDPKETIEINENKLRTAGITRLTEITDLDRIKIPVFSAIRPTAQEGGVSVYAGKGATKEQAKASAMMEGFERYSAERQDIDNERTFVDTYNNIKSSQELKALDPRDLLLPKNFTTQNVENSRLEWIESKDIISEETIYVPSNAVFHPYIPTREVIPSPLAIFKGNTNGLASGNIIEESVLHGIFEVVERDAWSLFELTKRNKKEINQDTIENDIINELLAKFNNEGINIKLMDITADLKITTVAASADDTVLKDPALLTLGVGTHLDPNIAVIRALTEVAQSRATQIHGTREDTIRADFMRKSSYEGMKRMNKHYFQKEEDTIDLSDIEDKSSHSIKKDIETSIEEVQKVGFDKVLYTDLTREEIGINVARVIIPKAELYSLDEERLGTRALEYDRKARRGLV; encoded by the coding sequence ATGTTTGAAGATGTTGAAATACAATTCTTTAAAGGAACTCACAGAGTAAGAGATCCAAAGGAAACAATCGAAATAAATGAAAATAAGCTAAGAACTGCAGGAATCACCCGTCTAACTGAAATAACAGACTTAGACAGAATAAAAATCCCAGTGTTCTCTGCAATTCGTCCAACTGCACAGGAAGGCGGAGTCAGCGTATATGCTGGAAAGGGAGCAACAAAGGAACAAGCAAAGGCATCAGCGATGATGGAAGGCTTTGAAAGATATTCTGCAGAGCGCCAGGATATAGACAACGAAAGAACCTTTGTTGACACCTACAACAATATAAAATCAAGCCAAGAACTAAAGGCCCTCGACCCTAGAGACCTTCTATTGCCAAAGAATTTCACCACACAGAATGTGGAAAACTCAAGGCTCGAATGGATTGAATCAAAGGACATAATTAGCGAAGAAACAATCTATGTTCCCTCAAATGCAGTGTTTCACCCATATATTCCTACCAGAGAAGTAATTCCTAGTCCACTAGCTATTTTTAAAGGAAACACTAATGGTTTGGCATCTGGAAACATAATAGAGGAATCTGTTCTCCATGGAATCTTTGAAGTGGTTGAAAGGGATGCATGGAGCCTTTTTGAACTTACAAAAAGAAACAAGAAGGAAATAAATCAGGATACAATAGAAAACGACATCATAAATGAGCTTTTAGCCAAGTTCAACAATGAAGGAATAAATATAAAGCTTATGGACATAACAGCAGACCTTAAGATAACAACTGTAGCTGCAAGCGCTGATGATACAGTACTGAAGGACCCGGCACTCCTCACATTAGGTGTAGGCACCCATCTTGACCCTAATATAGCAGTGATAAGAGCCTTAACAGAGGTGGCTCAAAGCAGAGCAACCCAAATCCACGGAACCCGTGAAGACACAATAAGAGCAGATTTCATGAGAAAGTCAAGCTATGAAGGCATGAAAAGGATGAACAAACACTATTTCCAAAAGGAAGAAGATACAATTGACCTTTCAGACATTGAAGACAAGAGCTCACACTCAATCAAAAAGGACATTGAAACAAGCATTGAAGAGGTTCAGAAGGTCGGATTCGATAAGGTCCTATACACAGACCTTACAAGAGAGGAGATTGGAATAAATGTGGCTAGAGTAATCATTCCAAAGGCAGAACTCTACTCATTGGACGAGGAAAGATTAGGAACTAGAGCCTTGGAATATGATAGAAAAGCACGTAGAGGACTGGTCTAA
- a CDS encoding M24 family metallopeptidase yields MVSSENKVHDFHIKNILKRLEEKDLDAMMVANFNNIYYLSGYLSTSFAFMIVKENPIIFVSGMDLENANNNSSIDIIKYESADQMVEYLNEEEIKDLAIESDLTANAYQKFKDFNLTISPAISIERMIKTDDEIDKIFKAGEIAHKSLLELDVRSKQEKGAEEWECAYELGYLMRKNGASTESFDTIFASGPVSSLPHSTPRHHKLDTPVLVDYGCKFEGYCSDTTRTFVYNEKQEEISKIVLEAHDKAIKAVKEGVKSCEVDKVARDIITEYGYGDKFIHSTGHSFGLDIHESPSLSLKDETILEKNMFVTIEPGIYLEGEFGVRIEDMVLVDKKAKIVGNLPPIL; encoded by the coding sequence ATGGTTTCAAGTGAAAATAAAGTTCATGATTTTCATATAAAGAATATTTTAAAGAGATTGGAAGAAAAAGACTTGGATGCAATGATGGTGGCTAATTTCAACAATATCTATTATCTTTCTGGCTACTTATCTACAAGCTTTGCATTTATGATAGTCAAGGAAAATCCTATCATATTTGTATCTGGGATGGATTTGGAAAATGCAAACAACAATTCTTCTATTGATATAATCAAATATGAGTCTGCAGATCAGATGGTTGAATATTTGAATGAAGAGGAGATTAAGGACCTTGCCATCGAGTCTGATTTGACTGCAAATGCCTACCAAAAGTTTAAGGACTTTAATCTAACTATTTCTCCAGCTATTTCCATAGAAAGGATGATAAAGACCGATGATGAAATCGATAAAATATTCAAGGCTGGCGAAATTGCACATAAGTCATTGTTGGAGCTTGATGTAAGGTCAAAGCAGGAAAAGGGTGCTGAAGAATGGGAATGTGCATATGAGTTAGGCTATCTCATGAGGAAGAATGGAGCAAGCACAGAATCATTCGATACAATTTTCGCTTCAGGTCCTGTTTCTTCACTTCCCCATTCCACACCAAGGCATCACAAGTTGGATACTCCGGTATTGGTTGATTATGGTTGTAAGTTTGAAGGATATTGCTCAGACACCACCAGAACATTTGTCTATAATGAAAAGCAGGAAGAGATTTCCAAGATTGTGCTTGAGGCTCATGACAAGGCAATAAAAGCAGTTAAGGAAGGAGTAAAATCCTGTGAAGTGGATAAGGTGGCAAGGGATATAATTACAGAATATGGCTATGGGGATAAGTTCATTCATAGCACAGGGCATAGCTTTGGATTGGATATTCATGAAAGCCCGTCACTGTCCTTAAAGGATGAGACCATTCTTGAGAAGAATATGTTTGTTACAATTGAGCCTGGAATCTATCTTGAAGGGGAATTTGGTGTCAGGATAGAAGATATGGTCTTAGTTGATAAGAAGGCTAAAATAGTTGGCAATCTGCCTCCTATCCTATAA